A genomic window from Pecten maximus chromosome 6, xPecMax1.1, whole genome shotgun sequence includes:
- the LOC117328844 gene encoding glucosamine-6-phosphate isomerase 2-like, translating into MRLVILDNYDAVSVWAAKYIRRRILAFKPGPDKFFTLGLPTGSTPLGTYRKLIEYYKAGNLSFKYVKTFNMDEYVAIPRDHPESYHSFMWNNFFKHIDIDPANAHILDGNAVDVQKECDDYEKKIAEAGGIELFIGGIGPDGHIAFNEPGSSLVSRTRIKSLAQDTILANARFFGGDLSKVPHQALTVGVGTVMDAREVMILITGAHKAYALHKAIEEGVSHMWTVSAFQQHPRTIFLCDEDATLELKVKTVKYFKDIMKIHNEMIESTEDLEEDGK; encoded by the exons ATGAGGCTGGTAATCCTTGACAACTATGATGCTGTCAGTGTGTGGGCAGCAAAGTACATACGGAGGAGAATCCTGGCATTTAAACCAGGGCCTGACAAATTCTTCACCCTAGGGCTCCCCACAG GTAGTACACCTTTGGGTACATACAGGAAACTAATAGAGTACTATAAAGCTGGGAACCTGTCCTTCAAGTATGTCAAAACATTCAACATGGATGAatatgtag CAATACCACGTGATCATCCAGAGAGCTACCACTCATTCATGTGGAACAACTTCTTTAAGCACATCGACATTGATCCAGCAAATGCCCACATTCTCGACGGAAATGCAGTAGATGTCCAGAAGGAGTGTGATGATTATGAGAAGAAGATTGCAGAGGCTGGTGGGATAGAACTTTTTATAGGAG GTATTGGACCTGATGGCCACATTGCCTTTAATGAGCCAGGATCCAGTCTGGTGTCAAGGACCAGGATCAAGTCACTAGCTCAGGACACCATTCTAGCTAATGCCCGCTTCTTTGGAGGAGACTTATCCAAGGTTCCTCACCAGGCACTGACTGTTGGGGTTGGTACTGTCATGGATGCTAGGGAG GTGATGATCCTGATTACAGGAGCCCACAAGGCGTATGCCCTCCACAAAGCCATTGAGGAGGGTGTGAGTCACATGTGGACAGTGTCCGCATTCCAGCAGCACCCCCGCACCATCTTCCTTTGTGACGAGGATGCAACCCTTGAACTGAAGGTGAAGACGGTCAAGTATTTCAAGGACATCATGAAAATTCATAACGAAATGATTGAAAGCACTGAAGATCTGGAGGAAGATGGAAAATAA